gaGATCTTGTTACATTTaatccattttaaaataaatggttaatttGCTTTTTGCAGCAGAAACAAACCAAGTGAGTTTATGAGAGCCTGCTGTTCAAGTAGTAGAGCTTTGTTTGCAAAAAAGATTATCACACCAAGAATAAACAAATGACATACTTCTAAATGATCATATAATGTCCTAATAACTGGATGGCTTTCCATATTACTCTGTTGGTTGTCATTGGCAGTTGAACTTAAAGGTGCAGAACTTTTTGCAAGCATTCTCTCTACATCAAgtatctgtaaaaaaaaaaagtgttcaaCCCTAATTCCATCCATAAGTCCACTATTATCTATGTATACACAAATGAATCTCCTGGTCATTCCAGTCAAGGAAAGAAACATCTACTCTTCTTttttttacctccgccaaggaggtatatgtaatcgatcgcatgtgtttgtctgtttgtttgttagcaggattactcaaaaagtaattacaaggtctttaccaaaatgaatgtacagatagatatgtggtcaaggaccattccattaaattttgggaccatttcagaccacggtcccaattctggaccactttttagtatacttttcagacctgttagtgttaaaagataggacaaaattgttcaaaagccggcgagcagtcttaaagtaacaagtaaactgtaattgcattttctcgaaaactacttgtccaaaaaacttcatttttgtactgatttgtaattttaaaacataattttatttaatgtgcacgtttttttatgcgagtaatttaaaaaaacctatttcttttcagatTCAATCGTTTGATTTTCGTGtttctgttctattgttagtcaactgaagctattgttgttgaaaggcttgttacataaccattgcaccaaactcgcatacacatgcttgtaatgaaattagcctaaatcacaaacagtattaagacacacacaaatatatatatatatatatttcttatgtaggagaattttacagtaggcggaggtatgcactctcggagtgtctTTCTAGTTTTTAAATGCATTTACAGTTTTATTAGAAAATCATCATCTGAAACATTTGAAATTGATTGATCAGAAGGAGTTTTTTTTGGAGAAGTATTTAGACTTGGGAATGGATATACTGCTGATATGtcttgttaataataatttctctACTTCAGTGGTGCATTTTCAACCTACTTTTATAGAGGCATCTTCTGAGCCAGTAGCTATCAACTGACCtgaaattagaaagtcaaacaaaagcaaattaaaattctcaaatgattatttttttacataaatacaCAGATTCTTGAATACTTGATGGGTCCGGCGCCGGCAAATCTAaccgaacgtcaatgtttcttTTCACGCATGCATATTGATTGGCACATTGATTCGTGAATACAAGACATTGATGTTCAATCCGCCGAACTGAAATCGTgctggaacaggtgtgaaagacagTTTTAGGTCTGTTGTCTTACCATCAGCACTCCAAGCCGCAGCTCGGCATGGACCTTTGTGTGCTGTCACATAGCATGTCTCGTACATGGCTGCTTCTGGGGCCGTTGTCCTGACGTCTGTGTCAAATTCCAAGTCGATACAGGAACCTGGTTCAACAGTGTCCGAGATATTCTTTGGTCTGtgaactgtaaaaaaaaaatgtttatgtgcAGATGAAAATAAACATAGCTCAAAACTGTATGTAATGTAATTCTATCAATCATGAATGTGTGTAGTTCAAAAAGGGGTGTAGAATCACCCACCCGTCCGTCaggaatattataataatactattctTACTTACAATCGAGGTCGGATCGTAGACCCAACTGAACAACATGTTGCAGTTTGTTGGAAGGAGGGCAGTCAGGCACTGCAGAAATAGCTTTGCTTATCAGACCAGCTGCATCGTGAAAACCATCATACAAAAGCTGACTATAGAAGGGAAGaacaacaatataatacagtaggattgaaagaaagaaacaaaaactATGCTGAAttggtctagcctaggcctagccctttACAGCAGTAATGACGTCCACATGGATGGCTCCCGGccagactaggcctagccagaCTGCATTGCCTTTGAATTGTGGCGGGAGCTGAGTTAAACCAGAATGAAGGGTTGGCCTAAACTCAATTGACTCAATCATCGGCCTAGAGATATCAAATACCTTTAAAACATACCTTATCATCAACCGATACATAAGCTCTCGTTCCCTTACAGAGAGAGTGCTTTCAGACATAATTAAACTTAGTTATTTTAACCTAAAAATGAAGGAACTTCTTCTATAGAAACTCTGCCGCACATGCACCGGTACGAAATCCGCAAACGAAAACAGTGTCTATGGAACGTCCACATATGACACGCCGATTTCGCAAATTTTCGAAAGAAAATAGAcggataaatattattattgtccataattattaataattatactattttcTTTACGAATGGTGTATGGTGAGCTTACTGATGATTTAAAATCGTCGTATCCAATCTACGACATTGGCATGAGATACAGACTTGCCAATACCATCTATGACAGGAATTGTccaaattatagttattttatttcaatgtaaaagttttatttcaatgtaaAAGTCATACTAATAAATCTTAGTACAGTAACTGTACATGTATTCAATTTcgattatttcttatatttattcCAGCAGCATAATATCAACAACACAATagcatacaataaaaaaaatgctgcACATAAACACCTTCGCTGTcgagcgatttttttttttttcaatgccTGTAAATCCATACCTGTTCAGTCATGTTGGGAACATTGTAGGCTAATGATGCAAAAATTTTAAGTAAtgcgtttttaaaaaatggagtTGATCCCTTAACTTCCCCAAATCTTAGAATACCTGTTCAGTCACTGTATTCATCGTATTGTTATATATCTATCTACGTACTTGGCCCTGACACTCATCGACTATTACCGTATCCGATAACCGGAAAAATGTATGTTGGCGTTCATGGTATGATAAAAGATGTACTCTTCTTTATTCCGCTTAGTAATGTCCTGTGGTTAGTATAAACAAACCTACATCCTATAAAATTGTGGTTtcaattgaagtttttcattataattattattttaaaaatattcagCCAAGAAGAAGGTgagtttttgttttactttaggCCTTAACCACCCCTTAAAATGTGCtccttataaataatataacaatgaatatataataataatgaatttacCAGGAATAGAGAGCTATTCAGAGAATCGAGTAAACAGgtaatactttaaaatgttctATTCTTATTACCATTGAAACTtcgaaaatatattatttaaagtatTGCTCGCATACATTTCTTAAAAACTGTTTATAACTTGTTATacaattaattgtattatacATGAGAGTAGACTAAAGTTCCGTATTTGTTATGAATGATAATAAGAGCCATTTATAGCCTAACCCTCGCAATTATATAATATGCGATAGGATTTCCTTAACATCTCTAACCGCCCCTGCCCCCTAATAATTTCCAACGAGGTTATTGTACTATTAATGTTGACatataaatagtatttataggcctaatatataataataagtttaattattttcgttattttaatttcatttttaattttattgtaaataattcaTGATAATTGTAGTTTGTGATGGTTCGCTGTTggtattaaaaaaagaaagaaaacacgATTAACATATTTTCCTTGTTTTATAGTGGAAACCAAAATTATGAAGCGCCCTCGATTAGATTTTATTGAAGAAGGTCTTACCAAACTATATGCCAAATATGGACGTATCATTGCCCGGTACCCGTGGCCATTTCTGATCATCCCTGTACTAGTAGCAATCGGGCTAGGATACGGAATGAGTAAATTAACTACTGTGTCTAGTGTGGAATATCTGTACACACCAGTTAATGGTCAGGCTAAGGTTGACCGTGAAATACTTGAATCTCTTTTTACGTCAGACGATGTCGACGCTGCGTCTGTCACTCGCCTAACGCGCACCATTTTGTATTCTTTTGCTTTAATTTCAGCAAAAGAGGAAAATGGTAATACACTCTCAACTGAAATATTTTCAGAAATTCTTACGTTACACGAAGAAATAACGAATATAACCATCACAAGTAACGGGATTGAGTATGGTTGGGAGGATCTATGCCTGGCTGTTGATGGTGAATGTCTCCCTCTGTTAGTTATCAAGGCATTTGAAGATGATGTGGATAATCTCGATAACTTAACAATAACTTATCCACTGCACGTAGATGGATCTGGAATGGAGTTCTTTCTTGGGACTGACGTTGGTGGCGTTACTTACCAATCTGATTCTGATACTCAACTCGAGCGTGCGTTCTTAGTAAAGTTGAATTATTATCTATCCATTGACAGAAGTGTCAGAGGAGCAACTAATGTTTGGAGTGCCGCTTTTATTGATTTTCTACAGAACTACCAATCAGATTTGCTTGATATACGCGTGTACACGACGCGCTCGTTGGATACAGAACTTGCAAAGGTCATTGATCAGATTGTTCCAGTACTTACAATTGGCGCAAGTCTTCTAATTTCTTTTGCCGTCTTGTCGAGTAACAAACGTGACTGGGTTCAGAATAAACCACTACTTTGCCTGACTGGTGTACTATCGGCTGTTTTTGCTATAGCGTCATCATTTGGCTTGTTAAGTTACTGCGGATCAGAATTTACCGAAGTTGTGGCATGTTTACCAGTTCTTATTCtaagtaagtaaataaatataaagttcGTTGCGCATAGTTAAAAATTCTTTAGTATTCCTTTGATCAGTTTTTTCATATTAGACGAGTATATTGAAGGTTATTCtttaatttttgtatatatgataattaaaatacgttTATGTTTCTATTTATACAAACAATTTAAGGTTCAAATGATTCCAGAACGGGAGAAAGGAAAATGTTCCGATCGTTATAATGACACAGTTTTGTAATCTTACTAAATGATAATTAATGTTGTTTTCTAGGTATTGGAGTAGATGATATGTTTATTATGTTAGCTGCTTGGAGAAACACAAACATTCACAGCTCAGTTGAAGACCGGATGTCCAGAGCTTTTAGCGAAGCTGCCTTGTCAATAACCATCACCAGCATTACAGATGGGCTAGCGTTCGCTGTCGGTGTCTTTTCTATCTTTCCATCTGTCCGAATATTTTGCACGTACGCCGCTGTCGCTGTCGCCGCTGATTTCTTGTATCAAATAACCTTTTTCGCTGCAGCTATGGTGCTGTTCGGATACCGCGAATCGGCCAATCGTCACTGCCTGACATTTCAGAAAGTTAAGCCGGATGATGAAGCGCCAAATCGTTGCTACAGGGTGATGTGTGCTGGGGGACTGGCTCACGAGTCGTCAGGTAAAAACGCTCCAAGTCTAGAACAGTTTTCCCCAAGCTCACTGATGCGATTTTTTAGGGCCTGGTTTGGACCCGTCGTTCTTCACAACATATCTAAAATCGTTATATTACTTTCCTATGTTGCATATCTGGCTGGTGGGATTTGGGGAGTCTTGAACTTAAAAGAGGGTCTTGCTCCCACTAGTTTAGCTGCCGACGACTCCTATGTGAACGATTTCTACGAATATGAATATCAATATCTCCGCGAGTACGGTCCCAGTGTAATGGTAGCAATTACCGAACCCCTCGATTATTCTGATACTACGGTTCAGGCAAACATTGAAACACTTACGTCAGACTATGAATCTCTTGATGTTATCCATTCGTCAGAATTTACCGAATCGTGGCTTCGGTACTACTTGTTGTATCTGCAGACTGCCAGCATCACTTACAGCAATAATGAAGAGTTCATCACGATATTACGTCAGCAGTTTCTGCAGGTCGCTGCGTACGCACGTTACTCACAAGATATTGTGTTCGCTGCTGATGAGAATTCTACAGAAATCATTGCGTCACGGTTTATCTTACTCTCTAAAGATATCTCAAGCACAGAAAGAGAAAGGGAATTATTGGAGCAAACACGTGACGTTTCAGAAGCCTCGCCATATGCGACATTTCCATACAACACCCTGTTTGTTTTCTTTGACCAGTACAGTGCCATTTTGCCAGCAACACTTCAAAATCTTTTTATTGCTTTAGCGGCAATGTTTATAGTGTCAATCCTTCTAATTCCAAGTCTTACTTGTTGCATCTGGGTTGTAGCGGCCATTGCATCCATTGAAGTTGGGGTTGTTGGATACATGACATTTTGGGGTGTACGTCTTGATTCTATATCTATGATCGTCATCATCTTATGCATTGGGTTCAGTGTTGATTTCTCTGCACATATCACTTACTCCTACACGGTAGCTCCTGGAAGCACTAAGGAAGACCGGATGAACAATGCTTTGTTTCTACTAGGCATGCCCATGCTGCAAGGTGCCGTTTCAACAATTCTCGGGGTTCTTGTCCTAGCTTTCTCGGACTATTATATATTCCGTACATTGTTTAAAACTCTGTTTTTGGTGATTGTTTTGGGGTTGTATCACGGGTTATTTGTTATGCCAGTATTATTACCAATGTTTGGACCAAGGTCTTTCAAACTTCGAAAGTTTACTAAAAAATCAGTGAGAGGTATGAGTTTTAATTCCGAACGTGCTATACGGGCATTGCGAAAAAGAGATGATACTATACGAAGAAGTAATGCATACGAAAATGATAGCCCAAGAGCCACAACCCACGATTCCAGGTCATATCCAGACCGGGTTAAGGATGTTCCTGATGTTTTAACGGCAACAGAACATTGTGTttgaataatacagtattagcAGAATAGGAGAAGAAGTGACATATACGTGTTGAtagcaattttaattttgactTCCTGTTGCTCTCCTAACGGAAATAAACACGAGGATTTTGTTGATTCTCTAGTGTcaaaaaatatatctttttttctAGCTAACATTTttacttaaaaaatatataggggcctatatattttaatgtattgtatattcCACTATGTCTTTTATTTAATgcaaaaaatgaatgtttatgagttggatggtgGAGAATATTTCATGCAATCTCGACTACTCTACAAAAtgcaaaacattcattatttgtttaggACAATAATACGATCGTttgatagtaggcctactggtaaaTGTATTCTGCTTTTAATGTCCATGCTTTAATGactttctttttgtttgtgtatatatatattacttgGAGGAggaaaacatatttaaaacaaatgctAGGTGGCAGCACAAAATTATGCTTGGcacaattttagaaaaatgTCACAAAACATGGTGTAAGAGGGCGGTATTTTAATATGTTGTTAGTATCGCAAAAGcgaaaagtaaaaagaaaaaaaacaccgGTATAGGCCTATCGGGTTTTTGGCCAAATTATGCTagattttgttaaaattatgctaatttttttctcaaaaaaaTGCTAGATCATGGGAATCAACCTTCAAAATTGGTATATCAGAATTATGTCAGATTATGCTAGATGCTATATAGGTCAAAATTATGCTAGACGGCATAATTATGCTAGATTTGGCCACTATGAAAAACATATGTATGGAACGCTCACATATGACATCTTCTTTCCGAAAAATGCGACcgattaaaaatgaataattatttgtaCATAAATATCACTTACTCCTACACGGTAGCTCCTGGAAACACTAAAGCAGACCGGATGACCAATGCTTTGTTTCTACTAGGCCTGCCCATGCTGCAAGCCCGGCTGTAAGGTGCCGTTTCAACAATACTCGGGGTTCTTGTCCTAGCTTTCTCGGACTATTATATATTCCGTACATTGTTTTAAAACTCTGTTTTTGGTGATTGTTTTTGGATTGTATCATGGGTTATTCGTT
This is a stretch of genomic DNA from Antedon mediterranea chromosome 3, ecAntMedi1.1, whole genome shotgun sequence. It encodes these proteins:
- the LOC140044317 gene encoding patched domain-containing protein 3-like codes for the protein MYVGVHGMIKDVLFFIPLSNVLCQEEVETKIMKRPRLDFIEEGLTKLYAKYGRIIARYPWPFLIIPVLVAIGLGYGMSKLTTVSSVEYLYTPVNGQAKVDREILESLFTSDDVDAASVTRLTRTILYSFALISAKEENGNTLSTEIFSEILTLHEEITNITITSNGIEYGWEDLCLAVDGECLPLLVIKAFEDDVDNLDNLTITYPLHVDGSGMEFFLGTDVGGVTYQSDSDTQLERAFLVKLNYYLSIDRSVRGATNVWSAAFIDFLQNYQSDLLDIRVYTTRSLDTELAKVIDQIVPVLTIGASLLISFAVLSSNKRDWVQNKPLLCLTGVLSAVFAIASSFGLLSYCGSEFTEVVACLPVLILSIGVDDMFIMLAAWRNTNIHSSVEDRMSRAFSEAALSITITSITDGLAFAVGVFSIFPSVRIFCTYAAVAVAADFLYQITFFAAAMVLFGYRESANRHCLTFQKVKPDDEAPNRCYRVMCAGGLAHESSGKNAPSLEQFSPSSLMRFFRAWFGPVVLHNISKIVILLSYVAYLAGGIWGVLNLKEGLAPTSLAADDSYVNDFYEYEYQYLREYGPSVMVAITEPLDYSDTTVQANIETLTSDYESLDVIHSSEFTESWLRYYLLYLQTASITYSNNEEFITILRQQFLQVAAYARYSQDIVFAADENSTEIIASRFILLSKDISSTERERELLEQTRDVSEASPYATFPYNTLFVFFDQYSAILPATLQNLFIALAAMFIVSILLIPSLTCCIWVVAAIASIEVGVVGYMTFWGVRLDSISMIVIILCIGFSVDFSAHITYSYTVAPGSTKEDRMNNALFLLGMPMLQGAVSTILGVLVLAFSDYYIFRTLFKTLFLVIVLGLYHGLFVMPVLLPMFGPRSFKLRKFTKKSVRGMSFNSERAIRALRKRDDTIRRSNAYENDSPRATTHDSRSYPDRVKDVPDVLTATEHCV